The bacterium sequence CATTACGATCGGCATTCTTTTCTTTTTGTTCTTCTTTCAACGAAAAGGCACTGCGGGAGTCGGAGCAATCTTTGGACCTCTGACGCTTTTGTGGTTTTTCACGATTGCCATACTCGGGATCGTCCATATTTTTCAGCGCCCTCAGGTACTTGCTGCTATCAATCCTTTTTACGGCGTTCATTTTTTCCTTCTCAATGGTTGGAAAGGTTTTCTTGTTCTTGGCTCCGTCTTTCTCGTTGTCACAGGAGGCGAAGCACTTTACGCGGACATGGGACATTTTGGAAAGCGTCCGATCCGCCTCAATTGGTTTTACATTGTTCTGCCTGCGTTGACGCTAAATTATTTTGGACAGTCAGCGTTGCTTTTGAACAAACCCGACACTGCTGTGAATCCCTTCTTTTTCATGGCGCCCTCCTGGGCCATTATTCCACTCGTGATTCTGGCTACTGCAGCGACATCGATTGCGTCGCAAGCTGTGATTTCAGGAGCATATTCTCTGACCCGCCAGGCTGTGCAGCTTGGATATTCTCCCCGCGTTCAAATCCTTCATACATCAGCAAAAGAAATCGGACAGATTTACATCCCTGCGGTGAACTGGGCTCTGATGATTGCCACAATCATCCTGGTTCACGAATTTAAAACTTCCAGCAATCTTGCGGCGGCATACGGAGTCGCCGTAACAACAACAATGGTAATTACAACGATTCTGCTTTATGTTGTGGCCCGCGATTTGTGGCATTGGAAAAGACTTCCCGCAATTTTATTAATGTCCTTCTTCCTTGCGATCGATCTTGCGTTCTGGGGCGCGAATATCATCAAGCTGCCGGACGGTGGTTGGGTCCCACTAGCAATCGCGACCGTTGTCTTCACCTTGATGACCACGTGGTGGCGCGGACGAAAAATTCTGGGTGACCGGTTGCAGGTTTCCGCTTTACCGGATGAGCTATTTGTCAGTAGCGTAGAAATTAATCCACCTGTCCGCGTTCCCGGAATTGCGGTGTACATGGATCGTACGCCGGAAGCCACGCCTCACGCACTTCTTCACAACATCAAACACAATAAAGTGCTGCATGAGAAAGTTGTGCTGCTTACGGTAGAAACTCTTGAGCTACCGCATGTTGACGAGAAGAACCGGGTTGTCGTCATCCCAAAGGGAAATGGCATTTTTCGCGTTATTATCCGCTATGGCTTCATGGAAGATCCCAATGTGCCACGCGTTCTAGAACAGGTAAAGGTTCCCGGATTGGAATTCAAGCCCTCGGATACTTCCTATTTTCTGGGACGCGAATCACTCGTGGCAAGCCCCAAATGGGGAATGGCAATTTGGCGGGAAAAACTTTTCATTTGGATGTCCAAAAACTCCACCAATGCCGCAAGTTTCTTCCGTATTCCTTCTAACCGCGTAGTAGAGCTCGGCGCCCAGGTCGAACTTTAAGGTTCAAAGCTCAAAGAAATGCCCGCGCGCGCGTAGATTCCCGAATTTGGAAAACCGATGAACTCCTGAAATTCGTGGTCGAGCAGGTTATCGACGCGCAAAAAAGCCGCAAGGCTATCGAGGATCTGGTAGGAAGCGGCAAGATCCAGTGTCTGGTATTCCCCCGCGACGGAACGCTCGGGCACTGGAATCTGGAAATCGAAGCGCTTCCCTACCGCCGTGTATCTCAAATGCAAACGGGCGGCGTCCGTAAGTTGCCAATCCAGTCCCAGTCCTCCGCGCCACTTCGGACGGTCCCGTAAAGGCTCAGTGCTGTCACGAATATCCGCATCCACGTAATTTAAATGCGCCAGGAATTGGATCGCGTGTGTTGCGCGAAATCTCGCTTCCACCTCGGCTCCTTTTGAAATCACCTCGCGCCGGTTAACCAGCCGGAATTCATCAGAACTGAAGTCAATCAAATCGCGAAAGGAATTGTGAAACCAGGCGCCGGACACAAATAGCCTTGCATCAAGAAATTCCTTCTCAACTCCGATATCCCAACCGCGGCTTCGTTCCGGTAAAAGATCAGGATTTCCAATATTCGGATCGCTTATAGCAAAAAAGGATGGCAGTTTGTAACCTTCGCCCCACGTCCCGCGAATTCTTGTCCCTGCGTTAGGAAAAAAATATGTAGCGCCGAAACGCGGAGAAACTTCTTCTGAAAAATTCTCGCTATCATCCACACGAATCCCAAAAGTTGCGTGCAAATTGCCTGAATCGTAAAGAATCTCGCCTGCACCGGCCAGAGTATCTCGTTGAAGCTGAAACTCGGTGGGGAAGACTTCGGCAATGATCCCCTCACTATTACCCGATTCGCGTTTCCAGGATGCGCTGATTGTAGCGGACCATGGCGACCGTGTCCAGAAGCCAGTTGCCTGAATCCTGGTTCGCTCAAAATCACTCTTGTTCTCAAAGGAAGGCAACGAAAAAACTCCCGGTGGAATTCCGTCCAGAATCGCGGGAGTTGCGGAATCGTTCCAGTGCTCAAAGAAATCGAAATCTATTTCGAATGCCGGCTGCTGATAACGCACGCCTAACACCAATTCCTCCGATTCAGATTTCTCCGGAGCGCGCAGTATCGAAAAGAGGGGCCCGCCACCATTTTCAGGAAAACCGGAAGCGTCACTGCCGGTGTAGCGCGTGGTGAAATTGAGAACCCGGCCCGTTCCCAAATCCAGACTCGAAAAAAGGGCGGCCGTTTTCCGGTTCAAAGTATCCTGTGCCGTTTGTTCATCAATATCAAAGTAGGAGCCGCTGAAAGCATAAGACCATTTCAAATGCTGACCTTGAATACCAGTTCGCACTTCCTGCGAACCAAAATTCCCCGCGCGTGCCTCCAGAAATAGTTTTAATGGTCCGGCCCCTTTCCGGGAAACGATGTTCATCACTCCGCTGATCGCTTCCGATCCAAAAACAGAAGAAAGAGGACCCCGCACAATTTCAATTCGTTCAATCTGATCCGTGCTTAGATAAGAAAAATCGTACGAGCCGCCCAGCAAATTGGTTGGATCGTTTACCGGAATTCCATCGATCATGACAAATGT is a genomic window containing:
- a CDS encoding potassium transporter Kup, whose translation is MATEDRLQGRYLLVLCLGALGVVYGDIGTSPLYALRECFHGPHSIPVSQANVLGVLSLIFWSLIIVISIKYLIFVVRADNSGEGGILSLMSLLRTESLPRRTGLGFLVTIGLFGAALLYGDGIITPAISVLSAVEGLKVATPFFENKIIPITIGILFFLFFFQRKGTAGVGAIFGPLTLLWFFTIAILGIVHIFQRPQVLAAINPFYGVHFFLLNGWKGFLVLGSVFLVVTGGEALYADMGHFGKRPIRLNWFYIVLPALTLNYFGQSALLLNKPDTAVNPFFFMAPSWAIIPLVILATAATSIASQAVISGAYSLTRQAVQLGYSPRVQILHTSAKEIGQIYIPAVNWALMIATIILVHEFKTSSNLAAAYGVAVTTTMVITTILLYVVARDLWHWKRLPAILLMSFFLAIDLAFWGANIIKLPDGGWVPLAIATVVFTLMTTWWRGRKILGDRLQVSALPDELFVSSVEINPPVRVPGIAVYMDRTPEATPHALLHNIKHNKVLHEKVVLLTVETLELPHVDEKNRVVVIPKGNGIFRVIIRYGFMEDPNVPRVLEQVKVPGLEFKPSDTSYFLGRESLVASPKWGMAIWREKLFIWMSKNSTNAASFFRIPSNRVVELGAQVEL
- a CDS encoding TonB-dependent receptor translates to MNSIKAFAWILILSMIGARAWGQETEDPQQKAKPVVITVSAQAIPESSVSASVTVISREMIEASKAENVIDLLQGVPFLHISQTGGAGGLSAVMLRGGDPNFTFVMIDGIPVNDPTNLLGGSYDFSYLSTDQIERIEIVRGPLSSVFGSEAISGVMNIVSRKGAGPLKLFLEARAGNFGSQEVRTGIQGQHLKWSYAFSGSYFDIDEQTAQDTLNRKTAALFSSLDLGTGRVLNFTTRYTGSDASGFPENGGGPLFSILRAPEKSESEELVLGVRYQQPAFEIDFDFFEHWNDSATPAILDGIPPGVFSLPSFENKSDFERTRIQATGFWTRSPWSATISASWKRESGNSEGIIAEVFPTEFQLQRDTLAGAGEILYDSGNLHATFGIRVDDSENFSEEVSPRFGATYFFPNAGTRIRGTWGEGYKLPSFFAISDPNIGNPDLLPERSRGWDIGVEKEFLDARLFVSGAWFHNSFRDLIDFSSDEFRLVNRREVISKGAEVEARFRATHAIQFLAHLNYVDADIRDSTEPLRDRPKWRGGLGLDWQLTDAARLHLRYTAVGKRFDFQIPVPERSVAGEYQTLDLAASYQILDSLAAFLRVDNLLDHEFQEFIGFPNSGIYARAGISLSFEP